A window of Apium graveolens cultivar Ventura chromosome 8, ASM990537v1, whole genome shotgun sequence contains these coding sequences:
- the LOC141680903 gene encoding glycine-rich RNA-binding protein 2, mitochondrial-like, whose translation MSPKYHEAVWWTHFFCAVHAECYSCHVVLKALHWRSSYRVNEESLREAFSSFGDVDDAIVVTDRDSGRSKGFGFVTFSDTGAASTAITAMDGKPLNGRNIHVSFANDKPRNSFGGRSGGGGGYGNQRY comes from the exons ATGAG TCCGAAGTATCATGAGGCAGTCTGGTGGACACATTTCTTCTGTGCCGTCCATGCTGAATGCTATTCGTGCCATGTCGTCCTCAAAGCTCTTCATTGGAG GTCTTCTTATCGTGTCAATGAGGAGTCCTTGAGGGAAGCATTTTCCAGTTTTGGGGATGTTGATGACG CCATAGTTGTCACGGACAGGGACAGTGGGAGGTCTAAGGGCTTTGGTTTCGTGACCTTTTCCGATACTGGGGCTGCCTCCACCGCAATAACAGCCATGGATGGAAAA CCGCTTAATGGTCGTAACATACACGTGAGCTTCGCCAATGATAAACCTCGCAATAGTTTTGGAGGCAGAAGTGGTGGTGGGGGTGGATATGGTAATCAAAGATACTAA